One region of Terricaulis silvestris genomic DNA includes:
- a CDS encoding pilus assembly protein N-terminal domain-containing protein, which yields MRASRFLISALAAAAMFVSAGVAQARDIRVALDQAFPIRLSEAAEGVAIGNPTIAGVSVQNDHFLFVTGRSYGSTNLVVVGANGRVLYSGRVVVTPDETDVVMVTRGIETARLECTPLCRPRPDIGDGERSAAAQDQITGRGGVR from the coding sequence ATGCGCGCCTCGCGCTTTCTCATTTCCGCGCTCGCCGCGGCGGCCATGTTCGTCAGTGCTGGCGTCGCGCAGGCCCGCGATATCCGCGTTGCGCTGGACCAGGCTTTTCCGATCCGTCTGAGTGAAGCGGCGGAGGGCGTGGCCATCGGCAACCCCACCATCGCCGGCGTCTCGGTGCAGAACGATCACTTTCTCTTTGTGACCGGCCGCTCCTACGGCTCCACCAATTTGGTGGTCGTAGGCGCCAACGGCCGCGTGCTTTATTCCGGCCGCGTCGTGGTCACCCCGGACGAGACCGACGTTGTCATGGTCACGCGCGGCATTGAAACGGCGCGTCTTGAGTGCACGCCGCTCTGCCGTCCGCGCCCGGATATTGGCGACGGTGAGCGCTCGGCGGCCGCTCAGGATCAGATCACGGGCCGCGGCGGCGTTCGCTAA
- a CDS encoding TadE/TadG family type IV pilus assembly protein, which produces MFSRTRAKLRAFRRAREGIAALEFAIVVLPFFLLTIGLAEISMIGFAQTSLDYAVSETARGIRTGEAQMGGLDEDQIQQRLCDQVNNFVVLSCDGNLFLDVSRFDSFVDADNDNQEPIEGGEFEDTGFGYDPGAPSDIVVVRAYYRWEIMTPLFEPVFENVSGGERILVSTMMFRNEPYQ; this is translated from the coding sequence ATGTTTTCGCGCACTAGAGCCAAGCTGAGAGCGTTTCGCCGCGCGCGCGAGGGCATCGCCGCGCTTGAATTCGCCATCGTCGTGCTGCCGTTCTTTCTGCTGACGATCGGCCTCGCGGAAATCTCCATGATCGGCTTCGCGCAGACCAGCCTCGATTATGCCGTTTCAGAAACAGCCCGTGGAATTCGGACGGGCGAGGCCCAAATGGGCGGCCTCGACGAAGACCAGATCCAGCAGCGCCTCTGCGATCAGGTGAACAACTTCGTCGTGCTCTCTTGCGATGGCAATCTGTTTCTCGACGTCAGTCGTTTCGACTCCTTCGTCGATGCCGACAATGACAACCAGGAACCGATCGAGGGCGGCGAATTCGAGGACACCGGCTTTGGCTATGACCCGGGCGCCCCATCTGACATCGTTGTCGTGCGCGCTTACTATCGCTGGGAAATCATGACGCCGCTGTTCGAGCCGGTCTTCGAGAACGTTTCTGGCGGCGAACGAATCCTGGTTTCGACGATGATGTTCCGCAACGAGCCCTACCAATGA
- a CDS encoding AMP nucleosidase, whose translation MEDPKTPAEAVDRLEALHKRAVEALIAAVKRFAEKGVPPTAEERALFRYPELRVTYLPGSPIPRLARAYGQLMWPGEYVVSITQPAFFRNYLIEQLELLVQDYAVELSVRVSDTEIPYSFVLDAAGAVAFDTVPAEDLARHFPSPRLAQVGDAVVDGLRIERLDGSRPLALFDAPRTDYSLKRIEHYTGAPWQDVQPWILFTNYQRYVDEFVRWAAAGVTNGPKGWALSCPGQVRIEAGDADAELKALAAPWRKYQMPAYHLTTPDGDGVTLVNIGVGPSNAKTITDHLAVLRPHCWLMIGHCGGLRHTQRIGDYVLAHAYLRRDKVLDDRVPLEVPIPAIAEIQIALQQAATSVSGDKEDLRRRLRTGTVVSYADRNWELNYNQERQLLSQSRAIAVDMESACVATQGFRMRVPYGVLLCISDKPAHGEIKLPGVADRFYDSAIGAHLRIGLETIALLKQNRDRLHSRKLRAFDEPPFR comes from the coding sequence ATGGAAGATCCCAAGACACCCGCTGAAGCCGTCGATCGGCTCGAGGCTCTGCATAAGCGCGCCGTTGAAGCGCTTATCGCGGCCGTTAAGCGCTTCGCCGAAAAGGGCGTTCCACCGACCGCCGAAGAGCGCGCGCTGTTTCGCTATCCCGAACTGCGCGTGACCTACCTGCCAGGCAGCCCAATCCCGCGGCTCGCGCGCGCCTACGGCCAATTGATGTGGCCCGGCGAGTACGTCGTCTCAATCACGCAGCCGGCTTTCTTTCGTAACTACTTGATCGAGCAACTCGAATTGCTTGTGCAGGATTACGCCGTCGAGCTCAGCGTCCGCGTCAGTGACACGGAAATTCCGTACTCATTCGTGCTCGACGCCGCGGGCGCCGTCGCGTTCGATACCGTGCCAGCGGAAGACCTCGCGCGTCACTTCCCGAGCCCGCGCTTGGCGCAAGTCGGCGATGCGGTCGTCGACGGCCTGCGCATCGAACGCCTCGATGGGTCGCGGCCGCTCGCGCTGTTCGACGCGCCGCGCACCGACTATTCGCTGAAGCGGATCGAGCACTACACCGGCGCGCCTTGGCAGGATGTGCAGCCGTGGATTCTTTTCACGAACTACCAGCGCTATGTCGATGAGTTCGTGCGCTGGGCCGCTGCTGGCGTCACCAATGGCCCGAAAGGCTGGGCGCTCTCGTGCCCAGGCCAAGTGCGCATCGAAGCGGGAGACGCGGACGCGGAGTTGAAAGCGCTCGCCGCGCCCTGGCGCAAATACCAGATGCCGGCCTATCACTTGACGACGCCAGACGGTGACGGCGTCACGCTCGTAAACATCGGCGTCGGGCCTTCTAATGCGAAGACGATCACCGATCACCTCGCCGTGCTGCGTCCGCATTGCTGGCTCATGATCGGCCATTGCGGCGGCCTGCGCCACACCCAGCGCATCGGCGATTACGTGCTGGCGCATGCTTATCTTCGCCGCGACAAAGTGCTGGACGATCGCGTCCCGCTCGAAGTGCCGATCCCGGCGATCGCCGAAATCCAAATTGCGCTGCAGCAGGCGGCGACCTCCGTGTCGGGCGACAAGGAAGACCTCCGCCGCCGCCTGCGCACCGGCACGGTCGTCTCGTACGCCGACCGCAACTGGGAGCTGAACTACAACCAGGAACGCCAGCTGCTGTCGCAATCGCGCGCCATCGCCGTCGATATGGAAAGCGCCTGCGTCGCCACCCAGGGCTTCCGCATGCGCGTGCCGTACGGCGTGTTGCTCTGCATTTCCGACAAGCCGGCCCACGGAGAGATCAAGCTGCCCGGCGTCGCCGACCGGTTCTACGACAGCGCCATCGGCGCGCACCTCCGCATCGGTCTGGAGACCATCGCGCTGCTCAAGCAAAACCGCGACCGGTTGCACTCCCGCAAACTCCGCGCCTTCGACGAACCGCCGTTCCGATAA
- a CDS encoding A24 family peptidase, with protein MIDALSLAAFAGLLIYAACSDIARLIIPNWVSIALTAIFPIAALASGMAPIEIGWHLLFGVTVLVVGFFLFSANIIGGGDAKLFAATAVWVGFQGFFMPFMYWTVVAGGVMAIALLAARQVVKVEETGRPFLNHLLKKQNGIPYGVAIMFGGLMAIPSLSFVLAR; from the coding sequence ATGATTGACGCTCTGAGCCTGGCTGCGTTCGCGGGACTGCTGATCTATGCGGCCTGCTCCGACATCGCGCGCTTGATCATTCCGAATTGGGTATCAATCGCGCTGACGGCCATTTTTCCCATCGCCGCCCTCGCCTCCGGCATGGCGCCAATCGAGATCGGCTGGCACTTGCTGTTCGGCGTAACCGTCCTCGTGGTCGGATTTTTCCTTTTCTCCGCCAACATTATCGGCGGCGGCGACGCCAAGCTCTTCGCTGCCACCGCGGTTTGGGTCGGCTTCCAAGGCTTCTTTATGCCGTTCATGTACTGGACGGTTGTCGCGGGGGGCGTGATGGCGATTGCGCTCTTGGCGGCGCGGCAAGTCGTCAAGGTCGAGGAAACCGGTCGGCCGTTCCTCAATCACCTGCTCAAAAAACAAAACGGAATTCCATATGGCGTCGCCATCATGTTCGGCGGCCTCATGGCCATTCCATCTCTGTCATTCGTTTTGGCGCGTTAA
- the cpaB gene encoding Flp pilus assembly protein CpaB, producing MSARQLIVLVVAAIAAIGALLLIRSMGQREAAAPVADAAAIAGEQVLVAARDVPQGAALTPSDLAVVLFPTDSLAPSFVRLSHQPSAQADFVGAVTRRSFAQGEPFTTGAVVQPNGGGFLAAQLEPGFRAVAIEIDEQTAAGGYIQPNDRVDVIVTTRIQNRDGGSGEQVTSNVVLEDIRVMALGETTQTQTEGEAPATIEAGVAVLELMQEDARQLALASELGTVSLALRGVQVETVGMTGRSSGRTLGQQSGSVKIHSFGAVSGGSR from the coding sequence ATGTCAGCGCGTCAGCTGATCGTTCTGGTCGTCGCAGCCATCGCAGCTATTGGCGCGCTTCTACTTATTCGCAGCATGGGGCAGCGGGAGGCCGCGGCCCCCGTCGCTGACGCCGCCGCGATTGCCGGAGAACAAGTGCTTGTCGCCGCGCGCGACGTGCCGCAAGGCGCGGCGCTGACGCCGAGCGATCTCGCGGTCGTGCTTTTCCCAACGGATTCATTGGCGCCGAGCTTCGTGCGCCTGTCCCACCAGCCTTCGGCGCAAGCGGATTTCGTTGGCGCCGTGACGCGCCGTTCGTTCGCCCAGGGCGAGCCGTTCACCACCGGCGCCGTTGTGCAGCCGAACGGCGGCGGCTTCCTGGCGGCTCAGCTTGAGCCGGGCTTTCGCGCTGTCGCCATCGAGATTGACGAACAAACCGCCGCCGGCGGCTACATTCAACCGAACGATCGTGTCGACGTGATCGTCACCACGCGCATTCAGAACCGTGATGGCGGCTCTGGCGAGCAAGTCACCAGCAACGTGGTGCTCGAAGACATCCGTGTCATGGCGCTGGGTGAAACGACGCAGACACAGACCGAAGGCGAAGCGCCTGCCACCATCGAAGCCGGCGTCGCCGTGCTCGAGCTGATGCAAGAAGATGCCCGTCAACTCGCGCTCGCGAGCGAACTCGGCACGGTGAGCCTGGCGCTTCGCGGCGTGCAAGTCGAAACCGTCGGCATGACCGGCCGCTCCAGCGGTCGCACGCTCGGTCAGCAATCAGGCTCGGTGAAGATACATTCATTTGGCGCCGTCTCCGGGGGGAGCAGATGA
- a CDS encoding CpaF family protein: MFGKRSLGDAPSTEAAPAAPVARVHAAVGAKPLATAPAAPRPVAPAPRPAAPSASAPNPRMQPSADVADGPEYRSEAYYRVKSTIFNALIETIDLTQLAQLDPESARDEIRDIVAEIISIKNVVMSIAEQEALLDDICNDVLGYGPLEPLLARDDIADVMVNGANAVFIEVNGKISKTGIRFRDNGQLMNICQRIVSQVGRRVDESSPICDARLPDGSRVNVIVPPLAIDGPTLTIRKFKKDKLKLSNLVEYGSISPAGAKILQIIGACRCNILISGGTGSGKTTLLNTLTAFIDPTERVITCEDAAELQLQQPHVVRLETRPPNLEGSGQVTMRDLVKNCLRMRPERIIVGEVRGPEAFDLLQAMNTGHDGSMGTLHANTPREALSRLESMITMGGFSLPAKTIREIIVAAVDVVIQAARLRDGSRRITQITEVLGLEGDTIITQDLMLYEIQGEDQNGRITGRHKGTGVGRPRFWERARYFGLEKELAQALDETEQA; encoded by the coding sequence ATGTTCGGAAAGCGAAGCCTGGGCGATGCTCCGAGCACTGAGGCTGCGCCCGCAGCTCCGGTCGCGCGCGTGCACGCGGCTGTTGGCGCAAAACCGTTAGCGACGGCGCCCGCGGCGCCTCGTCCGGTCGCGCCTGCTCCGCGTCCCGCCGCACCATCCGCCAGCGCGCCTAACCCGCGCATGCAACCGTCGGCCGATGTCGCCGATGGCCCGGAGTATCGCTCCGAGGCGTATTACCGCGTCAAATCCACGATCTTCAATGCACTGATCGAAACCATCGACTTGACGCAACTCGCGCAGCTCGATCCAGAAAGCGCGCGTGACGAAATTCGCGACATCGTCGCCGAAATCATCTCGATCAAGAACGTCGTCATGTCGATCGCCGAGCAGGAAGCCCTGCTCGACGACATCTGCAACGACGTGCTGGGTTACGGCCCGCTTGAGCCGCTGCTGGCGCGCGACGACATCGCCGATGTCATGGTCAACGGCGCCAACGCGGTCTTCATCGAAGTCAACGGCAAGATCTCAAAGACGGGCATCCGCTTCCGCGACAACGGCCAGCTGATGAACATCTGCCAACGCATCGTCAGCCAAGTCGGCCGCCGCGTTGATGAAAGCTCGCCGATCTGCGACGCGCGCTTGCCAGATGGCTCTCGTGTCAACGTCATCGTGCCGCCGCTGGCCATCGATGGCCCGACGCTCACGATCCGGAAGTTCAAAAAGGACAAGCTGAAGCTCTCCAACCTGGTTGAGTACGGCTCGATCTCGCCCGCGGGCGCGAAAATTCTGCAGATCATCGGCGCCTGCCGCTGCAACATTCTGATCTCCGGCGGCACCGGTTCGGGTAAAACCACTCTGCTCAACACACTGACCGCGTTCATCGATCCGACAGAGCGCGTCATCACCTGCGAAGACGCGGCCGAACTGCAGCTGCAACAGCCACACGTTGTCCGCCTCGAAACGCGGCCGCCGAATCTGGAAGGCTCCGGCCAGGTCACGATGCGCGACCTGGTCAAGAACTGCCTGCGTATGCGCCCTGAGCGGATCATCGTCGGCGAAGTCCGGGGCCCTGAAGCGTTCGACTTGCTGCAAGCCATGAACACGGGTCACGACGGCTCGATGGGCACGTTGCACGCCAACACGCCGCGCGAGGCCCTCTCCCGTCTGGAATCGATGATCACGATGGGCGGCTTCTCGCTGCCGGCGAAAACCATCCGCGAAATCATCGTCGCCGCTGTCGATGTCGTCATCCAGGCCGCGCGCCTGCGCGACGGTTCGCGTCGCATCACGCAGATTACTGAAGTGCTGGGTCTCGAAGGCGATACGATCATCACGCAAGATCTGATGCTGTACGAAATTCAGGGCGAGGATCAGAACGGCCGCATTACCGGACGCCACAAGGGCACCGGCGTTGGCCGGCCGCGCTTCTGGGAGCGCGCGCGCTACTTCGGCCTCGAGAAAGAACTGGCGCAGGCACTCGACGAGACGGAGCAAGCCTGA
- a CDS encoding TadE/TadG family type IV pilus assembly protein, whose protein sequence is MSLVRTLRRFAVDEKSGLAALEFAIIAPMMILLVFGSVDLIDTLGANKRAQNAASSIADVVARDDAVSNAEIDGLWAALDVLMYPDQGASMQMRVTSVQIDTATSARVVWSEGHGMTARVANTTVDLPAQMMTPGTSVIMTESTYPYTAPLGFLHTGSRNLEHESYRRSRLVDPIPRVP, encoded by the coding sequence ATGAGCCTGGTTCGCACCCTTCGCCGCTTTGCGGTGGACGAAAAGAGCGGCTTGGCCGCGCTCGAGTTCGCGATCATCGCGCCGATGATGATCTTGCTCGTGTTCGGTTCGGTGGACCTGATCGACACTCTGGGCGCCAACAAGCGGGCGCAAAACGCCGCCTCGTCCATCGCTGACGTGGTCGCGCGCGACGATGCGGTGTCGAATGCGGAAATCGACGGCCTCTGGGCGGCGCTCGACGTGCTCATGTACCCGGACCAGGGCGCGAGCATGCAAATGCGCGTCACCAGTGTCCAGATCGACACCGCAACGAGCGCGCGCGTGGTTTGGAGCGAGGGGCACGGCATGACTGCCCGTGTCGCCAACACGACCGTTGATCTGCCCGCACAAATGATGACGCCGGGCACCAGTGTCATCATGACGGAATCGACGTACCCTTACACGGCGCCACTGGGCTTCCTGCACACGGGATCGAGAAACCTCGAGCACGAATCCTATCGCCGCTCGCGCCTCGTGGACCCGATCCCGCGCGTCCCGTGA
- a CDS encoding Flp family type IVb pilin, translating into MLKRFLNNEDGATAIEYGLIAALIGVAIIVAVGAVGEELTTTFETIDTKLGAANT; encoded by the coding sequence ATGTTGAAGCGTTTCCTGAATAACGAAGACGGCGCCACTGCCATTGAATACGGCCTGATCGCTGCTCTGATCGGCGTCGCCATCATCGTCGCCGTTGGCGCGGTGGGCGAAGAGCTGACCACGACCTTCGAAACCATCGATACGAAGCTCGGCGCGGCTAACACGTAA
- a CDS encoding AAA family ATPase — protein sequence MSNPDPAWSLGTDDEFVLEDDETFGLGDLEGAELPPFDGEPAPAPANQSAPTLEGDDPFGLTASTLAPVHAPAAYTREESRTTEQPVPRITIHAACDRHEIADLVSGITADRRMARAEITVETGGIDAAVTRFASQASPNLLILDTLMQGPAMLHALDRLATVIEEGTKVVIVGAVNDISLFRELMSRGVSEYIVPPLQPIDVIRTVCGLYVNPDKPFAGRVISVIGARGGIGASTIAHNLAWSIAERQESSATLLDLDLSFGTAALDFNQDPPQSIADALMAPDRVDDVFLERVTTKQTQRLQMLTAPATLEREFELDPQSYEIVIERVRRTSPFVVLDLPHAWSSWIKHTLLAADDAIIVAGPDLASLRNTKNIIDLLKSMRPYDSPPTVVLSMVGVPKRPEIPFKDFAEALGAEPVASIPFDPQLFGMAANNGQMVGEVAPLSKTAIALDALAASLTGRKPVEAKKASFTDKIPFLKR from the coding sequence ATGAGCAATCCCGATCCCGCCTGGAGCCTTGGCACGGACGACGAGTTCGTGCTGGAGGATGACGAAACCTTCGGTCTGGGCGACCTCGAAGGCGCAGAGCTGCCGCCGTTCGATGGCGAGCCCGCGCCGGCGCCGGCCAATCAGTCCGCGCCGACGCTTGAAGGCGACGACCCGTTCGGTTTGACCGCGTCCACGCTCGCGCCGGTGCATGCGCCGGCGGCTTATACCCGCGAGGAAAGCCGCACCACCGAACAACCCGTGCCGCGGATCACCATTCACGCGGCGTGCGATCGTCATGAGATTGCGGACCTCGTGTCCGGAATCACCGCTGACCGGCGCATGGCGCGCGCGGAGATCACCGTGGAAACAGGCGGCATCGACGCCGCCGTCACGCGCTTTGCATCGCAAGCCAGCCCGAACCTCTTGATCCTCGACACGCTGATGCAGGGTCCGGCCATGCTGCATGCGCTCGATCGCCTCGCGACGGTGATCGAGGAAGGCACCAAGGTTGTGATCGTCGGCGCAGTCAACGACATCTCCCTCTTCCGTGAGCTGATGAGCCGCGGCGTGAGCGAATACATCGTGCCGCCGCTGCAGCCGATCGACGTAATCCGCACCGTGTGCGGGCTCTATGTGAACCCGGACAAGCCGTTCGCTGGGCGTGTGATCTCCGTGATCGGCGCACGCGGCGGCATCGGCGCTTCTACCATCGCGCACAATCTGGCCTGGTCGATCGCGGAGCGCCAAGAATCCAGCGCGACGCTGCTCGATCTCGACTTGTCATTCGGCACGGCGGCTTTGGACTTCAACCAAGATCCGCCGCAATCGATCGCAGACGCGCTGATGGCGCCGGATCGCGTTGACGACGTGTTCCTGGAGCGCGTCACGACAAAGCAAACACAGCGCCTCCAGATGCTGACCGCGCCGGCGACGCTGGAGCGCGAGTTTGAACTCGATCCGCAATCCTACGAAATCGTGATCGAGCGCGTGCGCCGCACCAGCCCGTTCGTCGTGCTCGATCTGCCCCACGCCTGGTCGTCCTGGATCAAGCACACCCTGCTCGCGGCCGATGACGCAATCATCGTCGCCGGCCCCGATCTGGCGAGCTTGCGCAACACCAAGAACATCATCGACCTCCTGAAATCGATGCGGCCGTATGACTCTCCGCCGACGGTGGTGCTGTCGATGGTGGGCGTGCCGAAGCGTCCAGAAATCCCGTTCAAGGATTTCGCGGAAGCGCTGGGCGCTGAGCCCGTGGCGTCGATTCCGTTCGATCCCCAGCTGTTCGGTATGGCCGCGAACAACGGTCAAATGGTCGGCGAAGTGGCGCCGTTGTCGAAGACAGCAATAGCGCTCGATGCGCTCGCCGCATCACTCACGGGGCGTAAGCCGGTGGAGGCGAAGAAGGCGTCTTTCACCGACAAGATCCCGTTCCTCAAGCGCTAA
- a CDS encoding CpaD family pilus assembly protein, which produces MKSRLPLLLISVSALTACASVPDPIPGMAPNPTAADNHRIEVTQTAQRMEVPVAPGDVALSSAARAQLHAFANNYLRYGHGALVLSTPSGAGNSDAASIVANETRMSLVEAGVSYAAVAGSSYDASGDAASPIIVSFSRYEAQAPECAPLWEQDLAHQSNNQPWESFGCATVSNLAAMIEDPADLLHPRAQDPRDGARRTTVMDAYRAGEQTHAERTADERVSISNAVQ; this is translated from the coding sequence ATGAAATCCCGCTTGCCCCTCTTGTTGATCAGCGTGAGCGCGCTCACGGCGTGCGCAAGCGTGCCAGATCCCATTCCCGGCATGGCGCCGAACCCGACCGCGGCCGACAATCACCGCATCGAGGTGACGCAAACCGCCCAACGCATGGAAGTGCCGGTCGCGCCCGGCGATGTCGCGCTTTCGTCGGCCGCGCGCGCGCAATTGCATGCGTTCGCGAACAACTATCTGCGCTACGGCCACGGCGCGCTGGTGTTGAGCACGCCTTCTGGCGCCGGCAACTCGGATGCAGCCTCAATCGTCGCCAATGAAACGCGGATGTCGCTGGTTGAGGCGGGCGTTTCGTACGCGGCCGTCGCCGGTTCGTCCTACGACGCGTCGGGTGACGCGGCTTCGCCGATAATCGTGAGCTTCTCCCGTTACGAAGCGCAGGCGCCAGAGTGCGCGCCGCTTTGGGAGCAGGATCTCGCGCACCAGAGCAACAACCAGCCGTGGGAAAGCTTCGGCTGCGCCACGGTGTCGAACCTCGCCGCGATGATCGAAGATCCTGCCGACCTGCTGCATCCCCGAGCGCAAGATCCGCGTGACGGCGCGCGCCGCACCACGGTCATGGATGCTTACCGCGCCGGCGAACAGACACACGCTGAACGTACTGCCGACGAACGCGTCTCCATCAGCAATGCGGTTCAATAG
- a CDS encoding type II and III secretion system protein family protein, translating to MSPRKSLRVTLATALSAAMALAPTYASAQVEPPDASPTMRINNGGGTQSASLVLPFGKSAIIDLPADARDILISNPAIADATVRTARRAYVIGRQLGQTNIFFFDANGRQIANVEIRVEPDVAPLNDILARHSSESQIRAEAVNGSIVLSGSARSAADADRARLIATQYLATTGAGGAAGGASAEQRIVNLIQVQGSEQVMVRVRVVEMSRTLVRQLGINANYDEMINQLIGEDDFLNLATANGFSINGQILGGLSAAGGIAENILRPNSYAYPTGNVDPNITTADAGVGGYQVAADGTVTYGPAHVEQSRSTDASIEAFERAGLLRVLAEPNLTAISGESARFLAGGEFPVPVNSDDGQISVEFKPFGVGLAFTPIVMSGGNISLKINTEVSELTSEGAISTGDTPIRNDDGTTTVIRGINIPALQVRRAETTLEMSSGSSIVLAGLIQERTRHALEGVPGVMNTPILGSLFRSRDFVNSETELVIIVTPYLVRPTSPDRLRTPADGFRNPSEGESLLTGRLNALYRPASAQGDADEQNAQTLHGPHGHVIE from the coding sequence ATGAGCCCGCGTAAGTCACTTCGGGTAACACTCGCCACGGCGCTGTCCGCGGCAATGGCGTTGGCGCCGACTTATGCCAGCGCGCAGGTCGAGCCGCCGGATGCGTCACCGACGATGCGCATCAACAATGGCGGCGGCACGCAATCGGCGTCGCTGGTTCTCCCCTTCGGCAAGTCGGCGATCATCGATCTGCCGGCCGATGCGCGCGACATCCTGATCTCCAACCCGGCCATCGCCGACGCCACGGTGCGCACGGCGCGGCGCGCTTATGTCATCGGCCGTCAGCTCGGACAGACCAACATCTTCTTCTTCGACGCCAACGGCCGTCAAATCGCGAACGTCGAAATTCGTGTCGAGCCGGACGTGGCGCCGCTCAACGACATCCTGGCGCGGCACTCGTCGGAATCGCAAATTCGCGCCGAGGCGGTGAACGGTTCGATCGTGCTGTCGGGTAGCGCGCGCAGCGCCGCTGACGCCGATCGCGCGCGCCTCATCGCGACGCAATATCTGGCGACAACGGGCGCCGGCGGTGCGGCCGGCGGCGCTAGCGCCGAACAGCGCATCGTCAACCTGATCCAGGTGCAGGGCAGCGAGCAGGTGATGGTTCGCGTGCGCGTTGTCGAGATGAGCCGCACCCTGGTGCGCCAACTCGGCATCAACGCCAACTACGACGAGATGATCAACCAGCTGATCGGCGAAGACGACTTCCTGAACCTCGCGACGGCCAACGGCTTCTCGATCAACGGACAGATACTCGGGGGCCTCTCCGCTGCTGGCGGCATCGCCGAAAACATTCTGCGTCCGAACAGCTATGCGTATCCCACCGGCAACGTCGATCCGAACATTACGACGGCGGACGCCGGTGTTGGCGGCTACCAAGTCGCAGCTGATGGTACTGTCACTTACGGCCCGGCGCACGTTGAGCAATCGCGCAGCACCGATGCTTCGATCGAAGCGTTCGAACGCGCGGGCTTGTTGCGCGTGCTGGCTGAACCGAACCTGACAGCGATCTCCGGTGAATCCGCGCGCTTCCTCGCGGGTGGTGAATTCCCGGTGCCGGTCAACTCCGATGACGGGCAAATCTCGGTCGAGTTCAAACCGTTCGGCGTCGGCTTGGCGTTCACGCCGATTGTCATGTCCGGCGGCAACATTTCGCTGAAGATCAACACGGAAGTGAGCGAACTCACCTCGGAAGGCGCGATCTCCACCGGCGACACGCCGATCCGCAACGATGACGGCACCACGACCGTGATCCGCGGCATCAACATCCCTGCCCTGCAGGTACGCCGCGCGGAAACGACATTGGAAATGTCGTCGGGCAGCTCGATCGTGTTGGCCGGCCTGATTCAGGAACGCACGCGTCACGCGCTCGAAGGCGTACCGGGCGTCATGAACACGCCGATCCTTGGCTCGCTGTTTCGCTCGCGAGACTTCGTCAACAGCGAGACCGAGTTGGTCATCATCGTCACGCCGTACCTGGTGCGGCCGACGAGCCCGGATCGTCTGCGCACGCCGGCTGACGGCTTCCGCAACCCGAGCGAAGGCGAAAGCCTGCTGACGGGCCGCTTGAACGCACTCTATCGCCCGGCGTCCGCACAAGGCGACGCCGACGAGCAAAACGCTCAAACCCTGCACGGCCCGCATGGGCACGTGATCGAATGA